The Candidatus Omnitrophota bacterium genomic interval GATTGATAGCCAAGAGCGGGTTCCTGGAATGTGTAATTACCCCGGCATTCAGCCCGGATGCCCTGGGACTTCTGAAGGCGAAGAAAAACCTCAGGCTTTTGGAAATGCCGCGCATGCTCAGCGCCGCCGAAGGCCTGGATCTTAAGAGGGTGGACGGCGGGCTCCTGGCCCAGGACCCGGACAAGTTCACTCTGGATGAGAATAACCTGAAAGTAGTGACCAAAAAAAAGGTTTCCAAAAAAGATCTGGAGTCGTTGATATTCGCCTGGAAGGTAGCTAAGCATGTCAAATCCAACGCTATTATACTGAGCCGGGGGACCAAGACCGTAGGCATCGGCGCGGGCCAGATGTCCAGGGTTGATTCGGTATTCATTACCAAAAGAAAAGCCGGCAAACTTACCAAAAATTCCTGTATGGCGTCCGACGCCTTTTTCCCGAAAGATGACGCTGTGATCGAGGCCGCTAAAATGGGGGTCAGGGCCATTATTCAACCCGGGGGTTCTATCGCTGATACTGAGATCATAAAAGCCTGCGATAAATACAAAGTCGCGATGGTTTTTACCGGGATAAGGCATTTCCGTCATTGATAAACGGTTTTCAAGCCGGCCGCATAGTATTAAAATGACCTACCGCGAAGCGATTGAATATTTAAACACGTTCGTTAATTACGAAAGAAATACCACCTATCAGTATAAAAGCGCGTTAAACTTAAAACGCGTCAAAGGGCTGCTCGCTTGTTTAGGTGACCCCCAAAACGGGTTTAAATCCATCCACGTGTCCGGGACCAAAGGGAAAGGCTCGGTTTGCGCGTTCGCTGCCTATATCCTGAGAACTGCCGGCTATAAAGTGGGATTATACACTTCTCCCCATTTATATGATATCCGGGAAAGAATACGCATTTTAAAACCGTTAAGCGGGAACAACAGAAATCTGTCGTGCGCTGAGTTTGAAGGGTCGATCAGCCGGAAAGAACTTTCCGGTCTGGTGGCGGGATTAAAACCGATCCTGGATCAATACCGCAGGAACTGTCCATACGGACCGCTTTCGTTTTTTGAGGTATACACTGTTCTATCTTTCCTTTATTTTAAAGAAAAAAAGATCGACTTCGCGGTTTTAGAGACTGGATTAGGCGGCAGGCTTGATGCGACCAATGTGGTTGAGGCGGGGGTTTGCGGCATCAGTTCTATCAGCCTTGATCATACCAAACTATTGGGCAACAGTTTAACAAAGATCGCCGGTGAGAAAGCCGGGATCATCAAGAGAAACAAAGACAGGCATAAAGGCCGAAAGCCGGTTGTAATATCCGCTCCCCAGGTAAAAGAAGTATCCCGGGTGATAAGAAACAGGTGCGCCAAGGAAAATGCGGTTTTATACAGCGTGGGCAGAGAGATCCGTTACCGGGATATAAAACATGGATCTAAGTCCCAGCGGTTTGACCTTTTTGGGCTCCGGGGAGAATACCGGGATCTGCGGATCAGGATGTTAGGTGAACATCAGGTCGTAAATTCGGCTCTTGCCGTGGGCCTGATTGAAAGTCTGGCTATGCGCGGCCAGGCGAGGATCGAACGCAAGGATATAGAAAACGGTCTGGTTGCCGCCATCTGGCCGGGCAGGTTTGAGATCGTCCGGGAAGGTCCGTTGGTCGTGTTGGATGGGGCGCATAATGACGCCTCTGCCGGTAATTTAAGGGAAACCCTAAAGAAGACCTGCGGCGGCAAAGATATTATTTTCGTGTTAGGGATATCCCGGGATAAGGATATCGGGGGAATATGCCGTCAATTTTCTCCGGTCGGCAAAAAGTTCATCCTCACCAGGGCGGATAACCCAAGGGCTGCATATTGCGGACAAATACTTCAAAAACTAAGGTTATGTAAGCCGGGGGTCGCGGCGTTTTTATCGGAAAATGTGCGGGATGGTTTAAGGCTCGCTTTTTCCAAAGCAGGTAAAGGCGGGGTAATCGTAGTGACCGGGTCTTTATTTGTGGTAGCCGAGGCCCGGAGGATAATTTTAAACAACAAAGGTAAATATGGCCAGGCAAGATCTTAATGACACGATCGCTGCGATCGCCACTGCTGTAGGCGACGCCGGAATAGGGATAGTGCGTATAAGCGGGGCGAACGCATTAAACGTAGCTGACCGGGTTTTCTTTTCTAAAAACAAAAAGAGGCCGTCGGAACATAAGACCTATACTATGCATTACGGCTGGGTGGCCCGGGATGGAGATATCATCGATGAAGTGATCCTGACCATTATGCGCGCGCCTTATAGTTATACCCGTGAGGATGTTGTCGAGATAAATTGCCACGGGGGGATCGTTTCCCTGCGCGATATATTGGACCTTGTTCTGGACAATGGCTGCCGGATAGCCTTCCCGGGAGAATTCACCAAAAGGGCGTTTCTGAACGGCAGGATCGACCTTTCCCAGGCAGAGGCGGTCCTGGATGTGATAAAGGCCAGGACAGATTCCGCGTTAAAGATCAGCGTGGAGCAATTAAAAGGTTCTTTATCCCGGCGTTTAACCGGCATCAGGGGAGCTATCCTCGATCTTTTATCCGTATTAGAGGCGGATATCGATTTTCCCGAAGACCATGCCCCCGCGGCTGATTTTTCGGGGATATTGAGCGGACTTAAAGAGGTGGATAGCCGATTAAAAGAGGTTTTATCCGGGGCTGATCAAGGCAGGATATTCCGCGAAGGCATAAGCGCGGTGATCTGCGGGCGCACCAATGTTGGGAAGTCGTCTTTATTGAACGCGCTTCTGAAACAAGAGCGTTCTATTGTTACCGCAGTAGCCGGGACTACCAGGGATACCATTGAGGAGATCATAGATATACGTGGTATCCCGGTACGGATAGTGGATACCGCCGGAATAATCAGCCCGCGCGATTTGATCGAAAGAAAGGCTATCCGCCGGACTAAAGCTTATATAGACCAGGCTGATCTGGTTATCCTTATGTTCGACGGGAGTAGGCGTCTGGTCAAAGAAGACATCATTTTGATGAACAAGCTTAAGAGCAAAACGGTCCTGGCAGTGATCAATAAGCTGGACTTGAAACAAAAAATAGACAAAGAGCGTATTTCCCGGACGTTCGGAAAGGCAATAGAGATCTCCGCAAGAGGGGTTAAGAATATCGATGCCCTGGAAGAGGCGATAGAGCGGATGGTTTATAAAGGCGAAGTGCGTTCAACGGGTTCTGTCGCCATCAGCAATCTCCGGCATATCCAGGAACTCAAAAAAACAGAAAAATTTATTGCCGAAGCTATGGATTGCGCGGATAATAGATTATCGGCAGAATTCATTGCCCAGGATATGAAAGATGCGGTAGGCTGCCTGGATGATATATTAGGCAAGAGATTCACAGAGGAATTACTGAATAAGATCTTTAGCAAATTTTGCATAGGCAAGTGAGAGGACCGATATGGATAAGAAAAAGATAGAGAAAGCGGTAAGGGATATTTTGGCCGCTATAGGCGAAGACCCGGGCAGAAAAGACCTGTTGGCTACCCCTCGGCGCGTAGCTGAGATGTATGAAGAGATATTTTTCGGCATAAATAAGGACCCGTCCAAAGAGCTGGAAGTGATTCTTGATCAGAAACACGATGAGATCATTCTTTTGAAAGGGATCTCTCTTTACAGCATCTGTGAACATCATCTCCTGCCTTTTACCGGAAGGGCACATGTCGCGTATATACCTAAAGACGGCCGGGTCACGGGCTTAAGCAAATTAGCCCGGGTGGTTGAGATCCTCGCCCGGAGGCCTCAGGTGCAGGAGCGATTAACCACTCAGATCGCTGATATTATAATGTCAAAACTCAAACCCCAGGGCTGTATGGTGGTTATTGAAGCGGAACATATGTGTATGTCAATGCGCGGGGTAAAAAAACCGGGGACTTTTACCGTGACTTCTGCGGTAAGAGGGATTTTTCAAAAGAATGAAAAGACCCGTTCTGAGGCGTTGGCATTAATGAGGGCTTAATATGAAAGAAAAGAACAATACCGATGTTGTTTATGCCCTGGCGGATTATAAGCAACTGGTAATGGCCTATAAGACTAAATATGCGCAGTTGTTGAAAGTTTCTGTCTTTTGGAAGATATCTTTTGTGTGGCTGGGTGTTTTTCTGGCCTGCGTGTCCTGCGCGCTGTTCTTTTTATTTAACGACGCAAAAAACCAACTGACCCAAAAAGATAAGGCTATCGATCATCTTAACATCCGGATAGAAAGTATTTCCGCGGAGCTGGCCGGATTAGCGAAGGATCTGGCTTCGGCGCAGGCGGAGATCCGGGATAAAGATAAGATGATCCGGGGGATGGAAAAGAATATGTCCACAAACTCCAAGAAATTGCTGGAAAAATTACTTAAGAGCCCGGATCGTCCGGACAATAATACGTCTGTTACTCGAGCTAAGTGAACAAGTCCCGCGGTAAACTGTGCGGTTTTACGCGAAGGCGATAAAAAGGAGCGCGGCGATGGATAAGGACGGCATGAATAAGAGGAAGGCTGAACGGTTAAGGGTTAATCTTTCTATCGTTTACCGGATAAATAAGCCGATAACCTTGCGGATGATGATCGGGAACAAAGAGGTCAGGACAACTATGTTCGACCTTAGCGGGGGAGGGCTTTCATTATTGACAAGCCGTAATATTCCCTCAGGCGCGATGTTGTTGATGAAATTCACGCTGTTTAAGGTCGAAACGGACGACGTCAGTTTTTACGGGCCGATGGAGATACTCGGCGAGGTGCGTTACAG includes:
- a CDS encoding bifunctional folylpolyglutamate synthase/dihydrofolate synthase, whose translation is MTYREAIEYLNTFVNYERNTTYQYKSALNLKRVKGLLACLGDPQNGFKSIHVSGTKGKGSVCAFAAYILRTAGYKVGLYTSPHLYDIRERIRILKPLSGNNRNLSCAEFEGSISRKELSGLVAGLKPILDQYRRNCPYGPLSFFEVYTVLSFLYFKEKKIDFAVLETGLGGRLDATNVVEAGVCGISSISLDHTKLLGNSLTKIAGEKAGIIKRNKDRHKGRKPVVISAPQVKEVSRVIRNRCAKENAVLYSVGREIRYRDIKHGSKSQRFDLFGLRGEYRDLRIRMLGEHQVVNSALAVGLIESLAMRGQARIERKDIENGLVAAIWPGRFEIVREGPLVVLDGAHNDASAGNLRETLKKTCGGKDIIFVLGISRDKDIGGICRQFSPVGKKFILTRADNPRAAYCGQILQKLRLCKPGVAAFLSENVRDGLRLAFSKAGKGGVIVVTGSLFVVAEARRIILNNKGKYGQARS
- the mnmE gene encoding tRNA uridine-5-carboxymethylaminomethyl(34) synthesis GTPase MnmE; protein product: MARQDLNDTIAAIATAVGDAGIGIVRISGANALNVADRVFFSKNKKRPSEHKTYTMHYGWVARDGDIIDEVILTIMRAPYSYTREDVVEINCHGGIVSLRDILDLVLDNGCRIAFPGEFTKRAFLNGRIDLSQAEAVLDVIKARTDSALKISVEQLKGSLSRRLTGIRGAILDLLSVLEADIDFPEDHAPAADFSGILSGLKEVDSRLKEVLSGADQGRIFREGISAVICGRTNVGKSSLLNALLKQERSIVTAVAGTTRDTIEEIIDIRGIPVRIVDTAGIISPRDLIERKAIRRTKAYIDQADLVILMFDGSRRLVKEDIILMNKLKSKTVLAVINKLDLKQKIDKERISRTFGKAIEISARGVKNIDALEEAIERMVYKGEVRSTGSVAISNLRHIQELKKTEKFIAEAMDCADNRLSAEFIAQDMKDAVGCLDDILGKRFTEELLNKIFSKFCIGK
- the folE gene encoding GTP cyclohydrolase I FolE — translated: MDKKKIEKAVRDILAAIGEDPGRKDLLATPRRVAEMYEEIFFGINKDPSKELEVILDQKHDEIILLKGISLYSICEHHLLPFTGRAHVAYIPKDGRVTGLSKLARVVEILARRPQVQERLTTQIADIIMSKLKPQGCMVVIEAEHMCMSMRGVKKPGTFTVTSAVRGIFQKNEKTRSEALALMRA
- a CDS encoding PilZ domain-containing protein is translated as MDKDGMNKRKAERLRVNLSIVYRINKPITLRMMIGNKEVRTTMFDLSGGGLSLLTSRNIPSGAMLLMKFTLFKVETDDVSFYGPMEILGEVRYSTHLAGNEYRLGIAFKRISGQDKTEIEGFVKSTKTV